DNA sequence from the Pseudomonadota bacterium genome:
ATGGTGCCGGAGCTCGGAATCGAACCGAGACGGGGTCGCCCCCGCGGGATTTTGAGTCCCGTGCGTCTACCAATTTCACCACTCCGGCGCTGTTTTCCTGCAACTGCTATTAACAGCAAAAACGCAGACCTGTCAAGCAGCTTTTCAGGCCGGACCTGGCGGCAGATATGACCGCATCCCGAACATCACGAGGCCGGCTACCGGTCAAAGTCTGCCAACAGCTGATTGATGCACGAAACAGATTCCCTGGAATCCTGAACCACCAGCATGTTATTTTATTTCGCAATAGTGGGAAAACCTGGACAGGAAAACCGGAACAAACTCAAATTTTCTCACCAAAAACAATTTAACTAGTCGACAAACACAACGTTAAGTGTTACTTTGTAAAAGTATTTCATTTAACGGGACTAGACTATGCCTACTATTGACTATATTTTCGATCTGATGGCGCAAGGACGCTACACCTTCACGGTTAATGAGATTGCAGATGTTTTGCAGATTTCTCTCACGGCCGCCCGGGCCGCACTCCGGAGGTTACGCAAAAAAGGTATAATAGCAACGCCTTATCGGGGGTTTTGGGTTGTTGTACCGGCCGAATACAGAAATTTTTCGTGTCTACCTCCGGATCAGTTTATTCCTCAACTGATGGAACATCTGGGGGAACCATACTACGTTGGTTTATTGAGTGCGGCGGAATATTATGGAGCTGCGCACCAGCGGCCCCAGATTTTTCAAATTGTTCTCAATAAGCACCGATCATCTCTAGAGTGTGGCAGGATTCGAGTAGGGTTCATTGCACGAAAAAGCTTAGCTTCTCTTCCGACAATTCCCAGAAAAACCCAACGTGGATTTATCCAGGTATCGACGCCGGAAGTGACGGCCTTTGATCTGGTGGGCTACCCTGAGCATGCTGCAGGTCTTGATAATGTTGCGACCATCCTGATTCAATTGGCAGAACATTTAGGTAGAGATGAAATTGTTGCAGCTGCAAAGTTATCGCCAATGGCCTGGGCGCAACGGTTGGGGTATTTATTGAATCTTGTTGGAGAAAGTGGCAAAGCTGAAAAATTAGCTGAACACATCCGGCAAAAAGATCCCGTACCAACCCCGTTGTTCAGAGCCAAGCCATTCAAAGGAGCAGCCAAAGATCCTCTATGGCAGATTATGATTAATGGTGAAGTTGAGGTTGAGGTTTGATTCCCCGTGATTTCATTACGGAATGGAGCCGATATGCGCCATGGTCACAAGTGCATCAGATTGAGCAGGATCTGGTTGTTTGTCGGGCTTTGGTTGAAATTTTTTCACAACCAGGTCTTGCCGATAAGTTGGCCTTTCGCGGCGGAACTGCCCTTTTTAAATTATTTCTTTCTCCGGTTCGATATTCAGATGATATTGACCTTGTGCAGGTAAAGCCTGGTCCGATTGGTGAATTACTGGATGGCCTTCGCAAAGCACTGAATCCCTGGTTGGGAACGCCAAAATGGAAACAAACCGAGGGCCGGGTAACTTTTCGTTATCGTTTTCCGTCAGAAGATGGTTTATTGTTGACTTTGAAAATAGAAATTAATACCAGGGAACACTTTACCGTATATGGTGTACAGAGAATTCCTTTCCAACTGGATTCTCGTTGGTTTACAGGTTCGGCAGGAATCACAACCTACAGCCTGAATGAATTGCTCGGTACTAAAATGCGGGCACTTTACCAGCGTAAAAAAGGACGTGATCTTTTCGATCTTTGGTACGCATTTCTTGAATCGGACCAAATTCCCGTGTCCAGTCAGGTGGTCTCGGTTTTTCTACAGTACATGGAACATGGTGGTCACCAAATCAGCCGGGCAATGTTTGAGCAAAACCTTTTTGAGAAAAAAGATGATGCTCAGTTCAGGAAAGATATAGAACCGCTACTGGTCGCCGACAACACTTGGAACTTTGACCAGGCTTTCGCCTATGTCATAGAAAATCTGATCGTCCTTATCCCCGGTGATCATTGGCGAGGCGGTAAAATATAACCGGTCAAGGACGGTGAAACAGATTAATTGATGGCGGGTGCATTTGCCGAAAAGCTGGGACAGAAGCCAATTTTTCGCGGGAATAAAACAGGAAATCATCCACTCTCCAAACTCTATGATGCTAATGACGAACTCTTTAAAATCATAATTCGAGTAAAAATCCATCTTTTTTGACTTTAGGGCATTTTTCTGGCACAGGGATTCCTATGGGGATTATTTCTTACCTGGTAGATTTTTTTCAGCGCCTTCCCGTTGCCGAGCGGCCGAGCTACCTGCTACTGCTGCCCACTAAAAACCTGATTGAGCAATTCCAGTACCGGCTAACACAAGCCTGCGGCACCACTCTGCTGCCCTGTTGCCATACCCTTTCCACTTTCATCCAGGATTATGGACAGGTATATAGCAAGCCGATCAGCAACGCCGCCCGGCGGGCGATTATGCACCAGGCGATAAGCAGCAAAAAATTCAGCCATTTTGCCAGCGGCAGTGAGGCAACCTTGTTTTCTCTCTGGGAGGATTTTGTCTTCACCGGCCGGATTGCAGCTGTTGATGAGCTCAGTTCCGGAAAATTCCTGGAAGAAACCCTGAGCTGTCTGGACCCGACCATCAACCGTTCACCTACCTACCGGCAGTTTATGGAAAGCTACCTGGAAGAATTCAATCATATTTTCAGGACCTATCTTGAGCTGCTGACCGAACTGAGGCTGGAGGATCCACTGCTGATCAGCCGCCGGCAAATCACTAATACCATCAAGTATCTACCTGAAATTGCCAACCGTTTTCAGCTTATGGTTGCCGATCTTTATGACGCTCCCCCGATTCAACTGCAACTACTGGAAACCCTATCCCGGCTGGGAGCCACATTTATTTTCAGTGGCTATCATTTTCCTGAACGGCGACGCTGGCCTGAACTGATTAAACGCCTACCCCCTGAGCAGGTAACCTGGTGT
Encoded proteins:
- a CDS encoding type IV toxin-antitoxin system AbiEi family antitoxin yields the protein MPTIDYIFDLMAQGRYTFTVNEIADVLQISLTAARAALRRLRKKGIIATPYRGFWVVVPAEYRNFSCLPPDQFIPQLMEHLGEPYYVGLLSAAEYYGAAHQRPQIFQIVLNKHRSSLECGRIRVGFIARKSLASLPTIPRKTQRGFIQVSTPEVTAFDLVGYPEHAAGLDNVATILIQLAEHLGRDEIVAAAKLSPMAWAQRLGYLLNLVGESGKAEKLAEHIRQKDPVPTPLFRAKPFKGAAKDPLWQIMINGEVEVEV
- a CDS encoding nucleotidyl transferase AbiEii/AbiGii toxin family protein; amino-acid sequence: MHQIEQDLVVCRALVEIFSQPGLADKLAFRGGTALFKLFLSPVRYSDDIDLVQVKPGPIGELLDGLRKALNPWLGTPKWKQTEGRVTFRYRFPSEDGLLLTLKIEINTREHFTVYGVQRIPFQLDSRWFTGSAGITTYSLNELLGTKMRALYQRKKGRDLFDLWYAFLESDQIPVSSQVVSVFLQYMEHGGHQISRAMFEQNLFEKKDDAQFRKDIEPLLVADNTWNFDQAFAYVIENLIVLIPGDHWRGGKI